The following coding sequences lie in one Yamadazyma tenuis chromosome 3, complete sequence genomic window:
- the cwf16 gene encoding Pre-mRNA-splicing factor cwf16 (BUSCO:EOG092655M5; EggNog:ENOG503NV3K; COG:S) encodes MSERKAINKYYPPDYDPSKVPKAKKNKDIAIKVRLSAPFSMRCLKCDEYISSSRKFNARKEDTKEKYLGIKIFRFYLRCPICNNEISFKTHPQSSGFVLETGAKRNFEPKNKVVVPVQETQDEILERLLKEDQENKKFQESREQRKKNPFWKENNLKKGAGDLTENLGEKLQEQQRQYEINEQLEYLQAKQSKLLEKEAKLKSTPSEVPKETEPKQISEDKLVSEAFSKFKTDTTKRALPQQQPLLLKKKKVELVKKVIKPTASSSLVEYSSSEEE; translated from the coding sequence ATGTCTGAGAGAAAGGCTATAAACAAATACTATCCTCCCGACTATGATCCTTCCAAAGTCCCCAAGGCGAAGAAAAACAAGGACATAGCCATAAAGGTACGACTCCTGGCTCCTTTCTCCATGAGATGCCTCAAGTGTGACGAATACATCTCAAGTTCACGAAAATTTAATGCGAGGAAAGAAGACACAAAGGAGAAGTATTTGGGCATAAAGATATTTAGATTCTATTTAAGATGTCCCATTTGCAACAACGAAATCAGTTTCAAAACGCACCCCCAAAGTTCAGGTTTTGTATTGGAAACCGGAGCCAAGCGTAATTTTGAACCCAAAAATaaggtggtggtgccaGTCCAGGAAACACAAGATGAGATTCTAGAGAGACTCTTaaaagaagatcaagaaaacaaaaagttcCAGGAGTCCAGAGAACAACGAAAGAAGAATCCTTTCTGGAAAgagaacaacttgaaaaaggGTGCCGGTGATTTAACTGAAAATTTAGGCGAAAAGTTACAAGAACAGCAGAGGCAATATGAAATTAACGAACAATTAGAGTATTTACAGGCAAAACAATCAAAATtacttgaaaaagaagccAAATTGAAAAGCACGCCGTCAGAAGTGCCAAAGGAGACAGAACCAAAACAGATATCCGAAGATAAGCTAGTTCTGGAAGCATTCAGTAAGTTCAAAACTGACACAACTAAAAGAGCACTTCCTCAACAGCAGCCACTTTTactcaagaagaaaaaggtAGAGCTCGTGAAGAAGGTAATCAAACCGACCGCCTCTTCCTCCCTTGTTGAGTATTCTTCTTCGGAAGAAGAATAG
- the RPS24A gene encoding ribosomal protein S24A (COG:J; EggNog:ENOG503P333) — translation MESYPQRDLKTITSDAVTIRTRKVISNPLLARRQFVIDVLHPNRANVSKDELREKLAEIYKAEKDSVSVFGFRTQFGGGKSTGFGLIYQSVADAKKFEPAYRLVRAGLADKVEKPSRQQRRQKKNRDKKIFGTHKKAAKKAAKRNAE, via the exons ATGGAATCGTACCCTCAAAGAGATTTGAAAACAATCACC AGTGACGCCGTTACCATCAGAACTCGTAAAGTTATTTCAAACCCATTGTTGGCTAGAAGACAATTTGTCATCGATGTCTTGCACCCAAACAGAGCTAACGTCTCTAAGGATGAATTAAGagaaaagttggctgaAATCTACAAAGCTGAAAAGGATTCCGTTTCTGTCTTTGGTTTCAGAAcccaatttggtggtggaaagTCTACCGGTTTCGGTTTGATCTACCAATCCGTTGCTGACgccaagaagtttgagcCAGCTTACAGATTAGTCAGAGCCGGTTTGGCTGACAAGGTTGAAAAGCCTTCCAGAcaacaaagaagacaaaagaagaacagAGACAAGAAGATCTTCGGTACCCACAAGAAAGCTGCCAAGAAGGCTGCTAAAAGAAATGCTGAGTAG
- the PDR17 gene encoding lipid biosynthesis and multidrug resistance (COG:I; EggNog:ENOG503NWM0) yields the protein MNLFRRNQVEETPTNSEDSVSVKSKTTSNTSLGTDSDKKGLIKCHVPFNTPVNPIVPPEFVLTEEQQNKYSQVFNHFKEYIKENIPVNDTHGAKKHPVLPEEKAWLTKECFLRYLRATKWKPDAAIKRIEETFIWRRTFGVVNIPGITDPAILITQDLVEMENETGKNLMVGYDNDNRPCLYLRNGYQNTDASLRQVQHLVFMLERIIHFMPPGQDTLALMTDFKAAPAHMKLSAKFPSLSTSKHVLHILQHHYPERLGRGLFTNIPWIGYTFFKVVTPFIDPYTRSKTIYDQPFENFVPKEQLDQSFNGLLDFEYVHDIYWPEMNKMADRKHRNYMKNFAELGGDIGLSEYDLRLGYDALETDSSVAIVTAA from the coding sequence ATGAATCTCTTCAGAAGAAACCaggttgaagaaacacCTACAAACAGTGAAGACTCAGTTTCAGTTAAGAGCAAGACCACGTCTAATACCAGCCTCGGTACGGATTCCGACAAGAAAGGGTTGATAAAATGTCACGTTCCTTTCAATACACCGGTGAATCCAATTGTGCCTCCAGAATTTGTGCTCACCGAGGAGCAACAGAACAAGTATAGCCAGGTGTTCAACCACTTCAAAGAGTATATCAAGGAGAATATTCCCGTTAATGATACCCATGGGGCCAAAAAACACCCAGTATTACCCGAAGAAAAGGCATGGTTGACTAAGGAGTGTTTTCTTCGTTATTTGAGAGCCACCAAGTGGAAACCTGATGCTGCGATCAAAAGAATCGAAGAAACGTTTATTTGGAGACGGACTTTTGGGGTCGTCAACATCCCTGGCATAACTGACCCAGCTATACTCATCACCCaggatttggtggagatggaaAATGAAACAGGAAAGAATTTGATGGTTGGTTATGACAACGACAATAGACCCTGTCTATACTTACGAAACGGTTATCAGAACACAGACGCGTCTTTGAGACAGGTTCAACACTTGGTCTTCATGTTGGAAAGAATCATTCATTTCATGCCTCCAGGGCAGGACACATTGGCACTAATGACTGACTTTAAGGCAGCACCGGCGCATATGAAGTTATCTGCCAAGTTCCCGTCCTTATCTACCTCAAAGCATGTTTTGCATATCTTACAGCACCACTATCCCGAGAGGCTCGGTCGGGGGCTCTTCACGAATATCCCATGGATCGGATACACTTTTTTCAAGGTTGTTACTCCATTTATTGATCCATACACGAGACTGAAGACTATTTATGACCAGCCGTTTGAGAACTTTGTCCCCAAGGAGCAGTTGGATCAATCTTTTAATGGACTCCTAGACTTTGAATACGTTCACGACATTTATTGGCCAGAAATGAATAAGATGGCTGATAGAAAACATAGAAACTACATGAAGAATTTTGCTGAGTTGGGAGGTGATATCGGCTTGAGTGAGTATGATTTGAGATTGGGATATGATGCTCTTGAGACTGATAGTTCTGTGGCCATTGTAACAGCCGCATGA
- a CDS encoding uncharacterized protein (COG:S; EggNog:ENOG503P9Q9), with protein sequence MSEPGASTSPNAHVDIPRGSSDLQDQVLPSTVSGYVGDQVSDPSAEIDKHQQSHIPNEDQSSEEPTALSSSSISSFYGSNKRRIEYTPFDPESLRSETHKKRVPGKFIDRFWEPLDETTAEEFDKILDICLNKAIERYKVVGGGDAPSSPKMLDAQDLLAHTWTSDHETSFKRRLQTTKLPRRVSIHSTNPQNDENKYVLNHDILNRRKTFLETYLSAELKQLKDLTKTYNKIELNYKSDLEYLKEFNKTVEANESKMSQEVYTKKTTMNLKYSDTSNLDSDVTSSNVRFTPREDDEVNELLEKLDSGLKRVSGNSKDLIDFHERLQNFQDSLDML encoded by the coding sequence ATGAGTGAACCCGGTGCACTGACCTCTCCTAATGCCCATGTCGACATACCGAGGGGATCTCTGGACCTTCAGGATCAGGTTTTGCCGAGCACGGTTTCTGGCTATGTTGGAGACCAGGTTTCAGACCCTTCTGCTGAAATAGACAAGCATCAACAACTGCATATACCCAACGAAGATCAATCATCTGAAGAACCAACCGCACTTTCGCTGTCTTCGATAAGCTCTTTCTACGGTTCCAATAAGAGAAGAATCGAATACACTCCATTTGATCCCGAATCACTTCGATCTGAAACCCACAAGAAACGGGTTCCTGGAAAGTTCATCGATAGATTTTGGGAACCTTTAGACGAAACCACCGCCGAGGAGTTTGACAAGATCTTAGACATCTGCTTGAACAAGGCCATTGAACGGTacaaagttgttggtggtggagatgcTCCATCGTCTCCAAAGATGTTAGATGCCCAAGATCTACTAGCCCACACATGGACCCTGGACCATGAAACGTCATTTAAAAGGCGACTTCAGACCACAAAATTACCTCGTCGAGTCTCCATACATCTGACTAATCCTCAGAACGATGAGAACAAGTACGTGTTGAATCATGACATCCTCAATCGACGAAAAACATTCCTTGAAACATACTTACTGGCAGAGTTGAAACAGCTTAAGGATCTCACAAAGACATACAATAAAATCGAGTTGAATTACAAGTCGGacttggagtacttgaaggaatttAATAAGACGGTGGAGGCTAACGAATCGAAAATGTCTCAAGAAGTATATACAAAAAAGACCACAATGAACCTTAAGTATAGCGACACCTCGAACCTCGATCTGGATGTGACCTCCTCCAATGTTCGTTTCACTCCAcgagaagatgatgaagtcAACGAACTCTTGGAAAAACTAGATAGCGGCCTCAAAAGGGTCTCTGGTAACTCAAAAGATCTCATTGACTTTCACGAACGACTTCAGAATTTCCAGGACTCCTTGGATATGCTTTAA
- the ALD5 gene encoding aldehyde dehydrogenase (NAD(P)(+)) ald5 (COG:C; EggNog:ENOG503NW4N) gives MFNTAKRALISNQKSVLSQARFKSSLPLKVPITLPNGVTYEQPTGLFINNEFVYPQQKKTLETISPSTEELITEVYQGSAEDVDIAVEAADDAFKNSGWATGDPMLRTRALAKLADLYEEHSETLAHIESLDNGKCISDARGDVKLAASCLRSAAGWADKISGELLETGDTHLNYTRREPIGVCGQIVAWNFPLLLLTWKLGPAAATGNTMVFKSAEATPLSALYVAQLSKEAGFPPGVINVVTGLGTTVGNRITEHPKISKISFTGSTAVGKHIMRSAAESLKKVTLELGGKSPNIVFNDADIPRTVQNIINGIFYNTGEVCCAGSRLYIQDGIYDDLMEALLKEVEGIKIGDPFDPSTRMGAQNSKAQFDKILKYIDIGKKEGAELVAGGERAGSKGFFVKPTIFAGVTEDMQVVQDEIFGPVVTVSKFSDVAQVIEWANDSNYGLAAGIHSNDVNNVLKVANSLKAGTVWCNTYNDFNASVPFGGYKQSGFGREMGKESLDSYTQTKAVRIALH, from the coding sequence ATGTTCAACACTGCTAAAAGAGCTTTGATCTCAAACCAGAAATCAGTGCTTAGCCAAGCCAGATTTAAATCTTCGTTACCATTGAAGGTACCAATCACCTTGCCAAACGGAGTTACTTACGAACAACCAACTGGtttgttcatcaacaatgagTTTGTCTACCCCCAACAAAAGAAAACCTTGGAAACCATCAGTCCTTCTACGGAAGAATTGATTACCGAGGTTTACCAAGGTTCTGCCGAAGATGTGGATATTGCAGTCGAAGCCGCTGATGATGCTTTCAAGAACAGTGGTTGGGCCACCGGCGACCCAATGCTCAGAACCAGagccttggccaagttaGCCGACTTGTACGAAGAACACAGTGAAACTTTGGCTCACATTGAATCTTTGGACAATGGTAAGTGTATCAGCGATGCCAGAGGTGATGTTAAATTGGCTGCCAGTTGTCTCAGATCTGCTGCCGGCTGGGCTGATAAGATTTCTGGAGAATTGCTCGAAACTGGTGATACTCACTTGAACTACACCAGAAGAGAACCCATCGGTGTGTGCGGTCAAATTGTTGCCTGGAATTTCCCccttttgttgttgaccTGGAAATTGGGTCCTGCAGCTGCTACTGGTAACACCATGGTATTCAAGTCTGCTGAAGCCACTCCATTGTCTGCTTTGTACGTTGCTCAGTTATCTAAGGAAGCTGGTTTTCCACCTGGGGTAATCAATGTGGTTACTGGTTTGGGAACGACCGTCGGTAACAGAATCACCGAACATCCaaagatctccaagatctcgtTCACTGGTTCTACTGCTGTTGGAAAGCACATTATGAGATCTGCTGCtgaatctttgaagaaggtcACATTGGAATTGGGTGGTAAATCTCCAAATATCGTGTTCAACGATGCTGATATTCCAAGAACTGTGCAAAACATTATCAACGGTATTTTCTACAACACCGGTGAAGTTTGTTGCGCTGGATCCAGATTGTACATTCAAGATGGAATCTACGATGACCTTATGGAAGCTTTGCTCAAGgaagttgaaggtattAAAATTGGTGACCCATTTGACCCAAGTACCAGAATGGGTGCCCAAAACTCTAAGGCTCAATTcgacaagatcttgaagtacaTTGACATTGGTAAAAAGGAAGGAGCTGAATTGGTTGCTGGAGGTGAAAGAGCTGGAAGCAAGGGTTTCTTCGTTAAGCCAACTATTTTCGCTGGTGTTACTGAAGACAtgcaagttgttcaagacGAAATCTTTGGACCTGTTGTCACTGTCAGCAAGTTTAGCGATGTTGCTCAAGTTATTGAATGGGCCAACGACTCCAACTACGGTTTGGCTGCTGGTATCCACTCCAATGATGTTAACAATGTTCTTAAGGTTGCCAACTCTTTGAAGGCCGGTACTGTCTGGTGTAACACTTACAACGATTTCAATGCTTCCGTTCCATTCGGTGGTTACAAGCAATCTGGTTTCGGTAGAGAAATGGGTAAAGAATCTTTGGACTCTTACACCCAAACTAAGGCTGTCAGAATCGCTCTTCACTAA
- the SEC6 gene encoding SNARE-binding exocyst subunit S6 (COG:U; BUSCO:EOG09260K5F; EggNog:ENOG503NUSF), protein MSEAALSRIANLISLEDDLVKIDSLRQQFVKEKSSIDIKLNSATQSQIDSITSNLNKLNKSSIKLNNIKAEIKKINSLYDESITNLSEYDIIEKMTKVNQFFTQVRNLYSDISHFKRNLDNINDLIDAEYEVITEDITYPLNYIFKIHYNLTQARNLQDYLEVESSGLSDDLKSIIFKIIQPIKKTIKKFDDLLAEVIISVTEAVKEGNNELVFKLIQIIEFESTEDLNLILKNNLDLNSNILNINYGKVRLQKRNYKKFFYDKLEDSLIETFDKCIEHFSADKMLVYDNLNWLEDELVFVNDTLSQVFPKSWELDNFMQNVYYNKLHNFTMDIIKTDPPAEDLLRILAYDNHYNKFLVALQSIDEDSDPKNKRKSVIKPQQKSIIGEDLKNVVLDDYLKVIVSKMEEWNLNLMQSETKTFKERAQPPDLYNYHQVIEDEDANDEPVVLDIESSVYVLPDFKTPLTMLKEQADVAAESGYGKILVGVIEHWSKCYLQRIMNYQAIIDEEYDNYMSIYNNERFLIKESKASRIFRGTKKRPVVNLDEMSQEELSNISKEGLLEYLAALGNTFEINTDRLQDRFLPIYKDKVHTTYQSSIEQSFSDTMDPSTNLHVQVIRTIVEIIVNDLYPALSIVFTKKWYEGGNNNHLVEDESMASRIVETIGEYMEELRGYTTYDIYSLTFTILLDTFIAAYIRIGYENILHGEGKKIDPSAVKKFKSFSEGVGRDVMAFYGGLEHLFTRKDARYLLTSLRAIEFLGDLGTCDNPMEFIPQMWENEILGSFYNCSVEYVRGICQCRKDMDKNEINLLVNQLVKTQKSYHDQVEPPASTQVVRTLDDFRYS, encoded by the coding sequence ATGAGTGAAGCAGCATTATCAAGAATagccaacttgatcagCTTGGAGGatgatttggtgaagatcGATTCCTTGCGACAACAATTTGTTAAGgagaaatcttcaattgatATCAAATTGAACTCAGCCACCCAGTCACAAATAGATTCCATTACCTCCAACTTAAACAAGCTAAACAAATCGagcatcaagttgaataatATCAAAGCcgagatcaagaaaatcaactcTCTCTACGATGAGTCTATAACAAACTTATCGGAGTACGATATTATAGAAAAGATGACTAAAGTAAACCAGTTTTTCACCCAGGTTAGGAATTTGTACTCCGATATATCCCATTTCAAGAGAAACTTGGAcaatatcaatgatttgatagATGCTGAATACGAGGTCATCACCGAAGACATTACGTATCCGTTGAATtacatcttcaaaattCACTATAACTTAACTCAAGCAAGAAACTTGCAAGACTATCTTGAAGTCGAATCGTCTGGTTTATCAGACgatttgaaatcaattATATTCAAGATCATACAGCCCATCAAAAAGACAATCAAAAAATTTGACGATTTACTTGCCGAAGTAATTATCAGTGTTACAGAAGCAGTTAAGGAGGGAAATAACGAACTtgtgttcaagttgatacAGATCATAGAGTTTGAGTCCACTGAAGATTTGAATCttattttgaaaaataacTTGGATCTAAATTCGAATATTTTGAATATCAACTATGGCAAAGTCAGATTACAAAAGCGGAACTACAAGAAGTTCTTCTATGACAAGTTGGAGGACAGTCTCATTGAGACTTTCGACAAGTGTATAGAGCATTTCAGTGCTGATAAGATGCTTGTGTACGATAATCTTAATTGGTTGGAAgacgagttggtgtttgtgaaCGATACTTTGTCACAAGTGTTTCCGAAGAGCTGGGAACTTGATAACTTCATGCAAAATGTCTATTATAATAAGCTTCACAACTTCACCATGGATATCATTAAAACTGATCCTCCGGCAGAGGACTTGTTAAGAATCTTGGCATATGACAACCATTACAACAAATTTTTGGTTGCATTACAatccattgatgaagattcGGATCCAAAGAATAAAAGAAAATCCGTCATCAAGCCACAACAGAAATCTattattggtgaagatttgaagaatgtCGTGTTGGATGATTACTTGAAGGTTATCGTTAGTAAAATGGAAGAATGGAACCTCAACTTAATGCAGCTGGAGACaaaaaccttcaaagaaaggGCACAGCCTCCAGATCTTTATAACTATcatcaagttattgaagatgaagatgctAATGATGAGCCAGTCGTTTTGGATATTGAGAGTTCTGTTTATGTATTGCCTGATTTCAAGACTCCTTTGACAATGTTGAAGGAACAGGCCGATGTTGCAGCAGAATCTGGTTATGGAAAGATCCTAGTTGGAGTCATAGAGCACTGGTCTAAATGctatcttcaaagaatcaTGAACTATCAAGCGATCATTGACGAAGAATACGACAACTATATGTCGATTTACAATAATGAGAGGTTCTTAATCAAAGAAAGCAAAGCATCCAGGATATTCAGAGGCACCAAAAAACGGCCAGTGGTGAACCTTGATGAGATGAGTCAGGAAGAATTGTCTAATATCTCCAAGGAAGGTTTGCTAGAGTATTTGGCAGCATTGGGGAACAcatttgaaatcaataCTGACCGGTTACAAGACAGATTTTTACCTATTTACAAAGACAAGGTACACACAACTTATCAGTCGAGTATTGAACAAAGCTTCAGTGATACTATGGATCCAAGTACAAACTTAcatgttcaagtcattcgtacaattgttgaaattaTTGTCAATGATTTATATCCCGCATTGTCAATCGttttcaccaagaaatGGTATGAAGGTGGCAATAACAACCATCTTGTAGAAGATGAATCCATGGCCCTGAGAATAGTGGAGACCATTGGTGAATATATGGAAGAATTAAGAGGGTATACTACCTATGACATTTATCTGCTCACCTTCACTATCCTCCTCGACACATTCATTGCAGCATATATAAGAATCGGATACGAGAACATTTTGCACGGTGAAGGTAAGAAGATTGATCCATCAGCCGTGAAAAAGTTCAAATCTTTCAgtgaaggtgttggaagGGATGTGATGGCATTCTACGGTGGACTTGAGCATTTATTCACCAGAAAGGATGCAAGATACTTGTTGACAAGTTTGAGAGCTATAGAATTCTTGGGTGATTTGGGAACATGTGACAATCCAATGGAGTTCATTCCCCAGATGTGGGAAAATGAAATCTTGGGTTCATTCTACAATTGTTCAGTTGAGTATGTGAGAGGAATTTGTCAATGTCGTAAGGATATGGATaaaaatgaaatcaacttgttggtgaaccaGCTTGTTAAGACACAAAAGAGCTATCACGACCAAGTGGAGCCTCCAGCATCTACCCAAGTGGTGCGTACTTTAGATGATTTTCGGTATTCATGA
- the RRN7 gene encoding Pol I core factor CF (EggNog:ENOG503Q2ZJ; COG:J) has product MSQSWIRGPVCGIQNCPSRLYTSSDGHKICQYGHVLEGDIEINDDDGEFTQTRRLQMKVNEVGNLVHTSQVDHGHKRESKRFTGDHAKEVCLKCLQIILKAQVAAIVKEMYHNDVIFRSELTTVVKLNWTKLLESYIRRDSFNTDDGDVPRFHIKPRTRLPGVLDLVFVVYYSILQLNCYPIYLSDLIKLVASNKVPALRTHHILPKQYVARLGSEYHATLHLQYLTEHLLYSAHKTVYKRLAIKNLSRSINYYYPFILKIYFEELLLPNAMELFVMVDALMAKLRTKFTFPRIQKHMVPDVLVVCLMIIVVKIHFAYLNNKMDHQEWINNVASVNTDNNKLDFVNKSNKESVFNLAEWSDSKISTYCSYLNDIYLKSNVQTNERSHQNAIMMDRLFQIFSTDESEFPSSAPSEDTDLNTCLKSYAKADLQRITPKEIHVIEDFLFVKFAGMFHMSIDKFYKHYDYAEQLVHKCV; this is encoded by the coding sequence ATGTCGCAGCTGTGGATTCGAGGACCTGTGTGCGGCATCCAGAACTGTCCGTCCCGGTTATACACGTCGTCCGACGGCCACAAGATCTGCCAGTACGGCCATGTACTCGAAGGCGACATCGAAATAAATGACGACGACGGAGAATTCACCCAAACTCGGCGACTCCAAATGAAGGTCAACGAGGTGGGTAACTTGGTGCACACGTCACAGGTGGACCACGGCCACAAACGAGAGTCCAAGCGGTTCACGGGGGATCACGCCAAAGAGGTTTGTCTCAAGTGCCTTCAGATCATCTTGAAAGCGCAGGTTGCAGCCATTGTCAAAGAAATGTACCATAACGACGTGATTTTCCGGCTGGAGCTCACGACAGTGGTCAAGCTAAATTGGACCAAACTCCTCGAAAGCTACATCCGTCGCGACCTGTTTAATACCGATGACGGAGACGTGCCCCGCTTCCATATCAAACCTCGTACTCGACTTCCAGGCGTGCTCGACCTTGTATTTGTGGTGTACTACTCGATTCTCCAGTTGAACTGTTACCCGATTTATTTATctgacttgatcaagttggttgCATCTAACAAAGTTCCAGCACTAAGAACACATCatattcttccaaaacaatACGTTGCCCGCCTTGGATCCGAGTACCATGCTACGTTGCATCTCCAGTACCTCACAGAGCATTTGTTATATTCGGCCCATAAAACCGTTTACAAACGACTAGCCATTAAGAACCTTTCTCGGTCCATCAACTACTACTACCCTTTCATTCTCAAAATATACTTTGAGGAACTTCTTCTCCCTAATGCCATGGAATTGTTCGTGATGGTGGACGCGCTAATGGCCAAACTCCGAACTAAGTTCACTTTCCCCAGAATCCAAAAACACATGGTACCAGACGTGCTCGTGGTGTGCTTGATGATAATTGTGGTCAAAATCCACTTTGcgtacttgaacaataagATGGATCACCAGGAGTGGATCAACAATGTCGCGTCGGTCAACACCGACAACAATAAGCTTGATTTCGTCAATAAGTCGAATAAAGAATCGGTGTTTAACTTGGCCGAATGGAGCGACTCCAAAATCAGCACCTACTGTCTGTACCTCAATGACATCTACTTGAAGTCCAATGTCCAGACAAATGAGCGTTCCCACCAGAACGCCATTATGATGGATAGATTATTTCAGATTTTTTCTACCGATGAATCGGAGTTTCCGTCTTCTGCACCTTCTGAAGATACCGACTTGAATACCTGCTTGAAAAGCTATGCCAAAGCGGACCTCCAGCGAATAACTCCTAAGGAAATACATGTGATAgaagacttcttgttcGTGAAGTTTGCGGGTATGTTCCATATGAGCATCGACAAGTTCTACAAGCACTACGACTATGCTGAGCAGTTGGTGCACAAGTGTGTGTGA